ACCGGAGGCCGCCTCGACGGCTACGAGATCCGTACGGCGGCCGTGGCGCGGTCCGTGCCCTGCCTGACGACCGTCCAGGCGCTCGCCGCGGCCGTCCAGGGCATCGACGCCCTCAAGCAAGGTGACGTGGGAGTGCGTTCGCTCCAGGAACACGCCGAGCATCTGACCGCGGCCCGCGACTAGCAGCCTTGAGGGGGACACCGGAAACGGTGTCCCCCTCTTCGTGCGGCCTCACCGCGAGGCCGTAGTGAGGACACCACCATGTACAAAATCTTCTTCCGCCTGGTCTTCAAACTGATGGACCCCGAAGAGGCCCACCACCTGGCCTTCCGCTGGATCCGCCTCGCCGCCCGCGTCCCCGTCCTGCGGACGTTCGTCGCCGCCGCCCTCGCGCCCCGGTACGAGGAACTGCGCACCGAGGCCTTCGGGCTGCGGATGCACGGGCCCTTCGGGCTCGCGGCCGGCTTCGACAAGAACGCGGTCGCGATCGACGGGATGTCGATGCTCGGCTTCGACCACGTCGAGATCGGCACGGTCACGGGGGAGCCGCAGCCGGGCAACCCCAAGAAGCGGCTGTTCCGCCTTGTGCCGGACCGGGCGCTCATCAACCGCATGGGATTCAACAACGAGGGTTCCCTGGCCGTGGCGGCCCGCCTGGCGAGCCGGGAGGCGGTCTTCCGGACCGTCGTCGGTGTCAACATCGGCAAGACCAAGGCCGTCCCCGAGGACGAGGCCGTCGCCGACTACGTGAAGTCGACCGAGCGGCTCGCCGCGTACGCCGACTACCTCGTCGTCAACGTCAGCTCGCCCAACACGCCCGGCCTGCGCAACCTCCAGGCCACCGAGGCGCTGCGCCCGCTGCTCAGCGCCGTCCGCGAGGCCGCCGACCGTACGGTGAC
The DNA window shown above is from Streptomyces sp. NBC_01451 and carries:
- a CDS encoding quinone-dependent dihydroorotate dehydrogenase, yielding MYKIFFRLVFKLMDPEEAHHLAFRWIRLAARVPVLRTFVAAALAPRYEELRTEAFGLRMHGPFGLAAGFDKNAVAIDGMSMLGFDHVEIGTVTGEPQPGNPKKRLFRLVPDRALINRMGFNNEGSLAVAARLASREAVFRTVVGVNIGKTKAVPEDEAVADYVKSTERLAAYADYLVVNVSSPNTPGLRNLQATEALRPLLSAVREAADRTVTTRRVPLLVKIAPDLADEDVDAVADLAVELGLDGIIATNTTIAREGLGLTSEPTLVKETGGLSGAPLKTRSLEVLRRLYARVGDRITLVGVGGIENAEDAWQRVLAGATLVQGYSAFVYEGPFWGRAIHKGLAARLRTSPYATLADAVGADVRKTV